The Cellulomonas wangleii genome includes a region encoding these proteins:
- the yajC gene encoding preprotein translocase subunit YajC, with amino-acid sequence MDYSFLIIMLLAFAALWFMSSRTRKQQREAAELRNNLEVGDEVMTASGLFGTVTAIDGDVVTLESTPGTQTRWLRAAIGRRTEAVVGEQPSETEDPAVQDEPVVDVPDDLSSLPPEPPTTPDDRRDDK; translated from the coding sequence ATGGACTACTCGTTCCTCATCATCATGCTGCTCGCGTTCGCCGCGCTGTGGTTCATGTCGAGCCGCACGCGCAAGCAGCAGCGCGAGGCCGCCGAGCTGCGGAACAACCTGGAGGTGGGGGACGAGGTCATGACCGCCTCCGGGCTCTTCGGGACCGTCACGGCCATCGACGGCGACGTCGTCACGCTCGAGTCCACGCCCGGCACGCAGACGCGTTGGCTGCGCGCCGCGATCGGGCGCCGCACCGAGGCCGTCGTGGGTGAGCAGCCGTCCGAGACCGAGGACCCCGCCGTCCAGGACGAGCCCGTGGTGGACGTGCCCGACGACCTGTCCTCCCTGCCGCCCGAGCCCCCGACGACGCCGGACGACCGTCGCGACGACAAGTGA